In Streptomyces sp. NBC_00433, a single genomic region encodes these proteins:
- a CDS encoding GNAT family N-acetyltransferase: MLLAAYDAQMRGVPAVRPAGTRYEEDGGLVRVVGQFRGLVTAPRDVGVRGAELDALIARQRDYFAARGEAVEWKVRGHDVPADLTERLRAAGFAAEDRETVLVARAAELAQATAGRPLPDGVTLREATAAADLRGIGAMLSTVWGIDMRWLGDDLAARIEAAPDQIAVLVAEADGGIVSAAWLVHRPGTQFAGLWGGSTLAGYRGRGIYHALVAARARLAADRGVTYLQVDASDDSAPILRRLGFSAITTTTPYVWTPPA, from the coding sequence ATGTTGTTGGCCGCGTATGACGCGCAGATGCGCGGGGTGCCGGCGGTGCGGCCCGCGGGGACGCGGTATGAGGAGGACGGGGGGCTCGTGCGGGTCGTCGGGCAGTTCCGGGGGCTCGTGACGGCGCCGCGGGATGTCGGCGTGCGGGGGGCCGAGCTGGACGCGCTGATCGCCCGGCAGCGGGACTACTTCGCCGCGCGCGGTGAGGCCGTCGAGTGGAAGGTGCGCGGGCATGACGTGCCCGCCGACCTGACCGAGCGGCTGCGCGCGGCCGGCTTCGCCGCCGAGGACCGCGAGACCGTGCTCGTCGCCCGCGCCGCCGAACTGGCCCAGGCCACCGCGGGCCGGCCGCTCCCCGACGGCGTCACCCTGCGGGAGGCCACCGCCGCGGCGGACCTGCGGGGCATCGGCGCGATGCTCAGCACCGTCTGGGGCATCGACATGCGCTGGCTCGGCGACGACCTGGCCGCCAGGATCGAGGCGGCGCCCGACCAGATCGCCGTCCTCGTCGCCGAGGCCGACGGCGGGATCGTCTCGGCCGCCTGGCTGGTCCACCGCCCCGGCACGCAGTTCGCCGGCCTGTGGGGCGGCTCCACCCTGGCCGGATACCGCGGCCGCGGTATTTACCACGCCCTCGTCGCCGCCCGCGCCCGGCTCGCCGCCGACCGCGGTGTCACCTATCTCCAGGTCGACGCGTCCGACGACAGCGCGCCCATCCTGCGGCGGCTCGGCTTCAGCGCCATCACGACGACCACGCCCTACGTATGGACGCCCCCCGCATGA
- the lon gene encoding endopeptidase La, with protein sequence MPIESIPSNPLTLPVLPLDGEVVLPGMVVPLDLSDSEVRAAVEAAQAAHPAGSGGKPRVLLVPRIDGKYAAAGTLGTVEQVGRLSDGDPGAVIKGRTRIRIGAGTTGPGAALWVEGTVMEEPAVAESPGAVAELMKEYKALATSWLRKRGAWQVVDRVQQIDDVSLLADNSGYSPFLSAEQRVELLETVDPVARLKLATQWLRDHLAEQDVADTIRKDVQEGMEKQQREFLLRQQLDAVRKELSELNGDPEDEADDYRARVEAADLPEKVREAALKEVEKLERSSDASPEGSWIRTWLDTVLELPWQTTTEDTYDVAGARAVLDADHSGLDDVKERITEYLAVRKRRADRGLGVVGGRRGGAVLALVGPPGVGKTSLGESVARAMGRKFVRVALGGVRDEAEIRGHRRTYVGALPGRVVRAIKEAGSMNPVVLLDEIDKVGSDYRGDPAAALLEVLDPAQNHTFRDHYLEVELDLSDVVFLATANVLESIPEPLLDRMELVRLDGYTEDEKVVIARDHLLPRQLERAGLDTGEVTLEEDALRRLAGEYTREAGVRALERTVARILRKIAARHELGDQKLPFAVGPDDLRGLIGRPHHVPESAQDPEERRTAVPGVATGLAVTGAGGDVLYIEASLADPETGGSGLQLTGQLGDVMKESAQIALSFLRSRGAELELPVGDLKERGVHIHVPAGAVPKDGPSAGVTMTTALASLLSGRRVRTDVAMTGEVSLTGRVLPIGGVKQKLLAAHRAGITTVVIPKRNEADLDDVPAEILDALDVHPVGDVRQVLALALEPAEADAALREVAVAA encoded by the coding sequence ATGCCGATTGAGTCCATCCCCTCCAACCCGCTGACCCTGCCCGTGCTTCCGCTGGACGGGGAAGTCGTGCTGCCCGGCATGGTCGTGCCGCTCGACCTGTCGGATTCCGAGGTACGTGCCGCCGTGGAGGCCGCGCAGGCCGCGCATCCCGCCGGGAGTGGCGGGAAGCCGCGGGTGCTGCTGGTGCCGCGGATCGACGGGAAGTACGCCGCCGCCGGCACGCTCGGCACCGTGGAGCAGGTCGGGCGGCTGTCCGACGGCGACCCCGGGGCCGTGATCAAGGGGCGTACGCGGATCAGGATCGGCGCGGGCACCACCGGGCCCGGGGCCGCGCTGTGGGTCGAGGGCACCGTCATGGAGGAGCCCGCGGTCGCGGAGTCGCCCGGCGCGGTGGCCGAGCTGATGAAGGAGTACAAGGCGCTGGCCACCAGCTGGCTGCGCAAGCGCGGTGCCTGGCAGGTGGTGGACCGCGTCCAGCAGATCGACGACGTGAGCCTGCTCGCCGACAATTCCGGCTACAGCCCCTTCCTGAGCGCCGAGCAGCGCGTGGAGCTGCTGGAGACCGTGGACCCGGTGGCCCGGCTGAAGCTGGCCACGCAGTGGCTGCGCGACCACCTGGCCGAGCAGGACGTGGCCGACACGATCCGCAAGGACGTCCAGGAGGGCATGGAGAAGCAGCAGCGCGAGTTCCTGCTGCGCCAGCAGCTCGACGCGGTCCGCAAGGAGCTGTCCGAGCTGAACGGCGACCCGGAGGACGAGGCCGACGACTACCGCGCCCGCGTCGAGGCCGCCGACCTGCCCGAGAAGGTGCGCGAGGCGGCGCTGAAGGAGGTCGAGAAGCTGGAGCGGTCCTCCGACGCCTCACCCGAGGGCAGCTGGATCCGCACCTGGCTGGACACCGTCCTGGAACTGCCGTGGCAGACGACCACCGAGGACACCTACGACGTCGCCGGCGCCCGCGCGGTGCTGGACGCCGACCACTCCGGCCTCGACGACGTCAAGGAGCGCATCACCGAATACCTGGCGGTGCGCAAGCGCCGGGCCGACCGCGGCCTGGGCGTGGTGGGCGGCCGCCGCGGCGGCGCGGTGCTGGCGCTGGTCGGGCCGCCCGGCGTCGGGAAGACGTCGCTGGGCGAGTCCGTGGCGCGGGCGATGGGGCGCAAGTTCGTCCGGGTCGCGCTCGGCGGTGTGCGGGACGAGGCCGAGATCCGCGGCCACCGCAGGACGTATGTCGGCGCGCTGCCCGGCCGGGTCGTCCGGGCCATCAAGGAGGCCGGGTCGATGAACCCGGTGGTGCTGCTCGACGAGATCGACAAGGTCGGCTCCGACTACCGCGGCGACCCCGCCGCGGCCCTGCTCGAAGTCCTGGACCCGGCGCAGAACCACACCTTCCGCGACCACTACCTGGAAGTCGAGCTCGACCTGTCCGACGTGGTCTTCCTGGCCACGGCGAATGTCCTGGAGTCCATCCCCGAGCCGCTGCTCGACCGGATGGAGCTGGTCAGGCTGGACGGCTACACCGAGGACGAGAAGGTCGTCATCGCCCGCGACCACCTGCTGCCGCGCCAGCTGGAGCGGGCCGGCCTGGACACCGGCGAGGTGACCCTGGAGGAGGACGCGCTGCGCCGGCTGGCCGGCGAATACACCCGGGAGGCCGGGGTGCGGGCGCTGGAGCGTACGGTCGCGCGCATCCTGCGCAAGATCGCCGCGCGGCACGAGCTGGGCGACCAGAAGCTGCCCTTCGCCGTCGGCCCCGACGACCTGCGCGGCCTGATCGGCCGGCCGCACCATGTGCCGGAGTCCGCGCAGGACCCGGAGGAGCGGCGTACGGCGGTGCCCGGGGTCGCGACCGGGCTCGCGGTGACCGGCGCGGGCGGTGACGTCCTCTACATCGAGGCGTCGCTGGCCGACCCGGAGACCGGCGGGTCGGGGCTGCAGCTCACCGGGCAGCTGGGCGACGTGATGAAGGAGTCCGCGCAGATCGCGCTGTCCTTCCTGCGGTCGCGCGGCGCCGAGCTGGAGCTGCCGGTCGGCGACCTCAAGGAGCGGGGCGTGCACATCCACGTGCCGGCCGGGGCGGTGCCCAAGGACGGGCCGAGCGCCGGTGTCACGATGACGACCGCGCTGGCGTCGCTGCTGTCGGGGCGCCGGGTGCGCACCGACGTGGCGATGACCGGTGAGGTCTCGCTGACCGGGCGGGTGCTGCCGATCGGCGGGGTCAAGCAGAAGCTGCTGGCCGCGCACCGGGCCGGGATCACCACCGTGGTGATCCCCAAGCGGAACGAGGCGGACCTGGACGACGTCCCCGCCGAGATCCTGGACGCCCTCGACGTCCACCCGGTCGGCGACGTCCGCCAGGTGCTGGCGCTGGCCCTGGAGCCGGCCGAGGCCGACGCCGCCCTCCGCGAGGTAGCGGTGGCCGCCTGA
- a CDS encoding nucleotidyltransferase domain-containing protein, which yields MRPGLAPDGTIVREGALSKVPAAYARLLDETRDRIRAAFPAERLHSAYVYGSIPRGTARAGRSDLDLLVVLREPPTAADRSTADRVEAGLDADFDVIDGVGLLLSDVGTLLSELERFDLGFFVACLCTPLLGEDLAGALPRYVPDGLLARETNGDLGLALARWVERAAAARTEAERSALCRGAARRIVRTGFTLVMPRWGGWTSELALQAEVFATYYPSRGVDMRRAAVWARTPTADPAALSLLLGELAPWLTATYLAVHGPKTPRPAS from the coding sequence ATGAGGCCGGGACTCGCCCCGGACGGCACGATCGTCCGCGAGGGCGCGCTGTCGAAGGTCCCCGCCGCCTACGCCCGGCTGCTGGACGAGACGCGGGACCGTATCCGCGCCGCCTTCCCCGCCGAGCGGCTGCACAGCGCGTACGTCTACGGCAGCATCCCGCGCGGTACGGCTCGCGCCGGGCGGTCCGACCTCGATCTGCTGGTCGTGCTGCGGGAGCCGCCGACCGCCGCCGACCGCTCCACCGCGGACCGCGTCGAAGCCGGCCTCGACGCGGACTTCGACGTCATCGACGGCGTCGGGCTGCTGCTCTCCGACGTCGGCACGCTGCTCAGCGAGCTGGAGCGGTTCGACCTGGGATTCTTCGTGGCGTGCCTCTGCACGCCGCTGCTGGGTGAGGATCTGGCGGGTGCCTTGCCGCGGTACGTCCCGGACGGGCTGCTCGCCCGGGAGACCAACGGGGACCTCGGGCTCGCCCTGGCCCGGTGGGTCGAGCGGGCCGCCGCGGCACGTACCGAGGCGGAGCGCTCGGCGCTGTGCCGGGGCGCGGCCCGGCGGATCGTACGGACCGGCTTCACGCTGGTCATGCCGCGGTGGGGTGGGTGGACCAGCGAACTTGCCCTCCAGGCCGAGGTTTTCGCGACCTATTACCCCTCCCGGGGGGTGGACATGCGACGGGCCGCCGTCTGGGCCCGTACTCCCACCGCCGATCCGGCGGCTCTCAGCCTTCTCCTCGGCGAGCTCGCCCCTTGGCTGACCGCCACCTATCTCGCCGTCCACGGCCCGAAAACTCCCCGCCCCGCGTCCTGA